In Lathyrus oleraceus cultivar Zhongwan6 chromosome 2, CAAS_Psat_ZW6_1.0, whole genome shotgun sequence, the DNA window aatggccagaaagcgtgttctgtcctgcgttaaccggttaacccagggcgttaaccggttaacactgttggaaattggaaaaaaattggtattttaatgttgtgaacataattaGTGATTGGCCGATAGCGGTGTGTGACATAGTAGGGATTGGGGTATGTTATGAAGTAATATTATAGTTAAGTTAATGAGTAatttgttgggtttatgttatgaagtgtcgttacaagtatgactgagttgttaagttgtcccgtgtacggaaagttgttgaaaatactgagttgtaggcttggtgagccaaagttgattataagttgattatgttgaaaacattgttgtgttgctattattattatgttgtcggaattttaaagtcgtgtatgccatatacattcatatgcattaagtcggagctttgctcacaccacgttggcctggattggcaaattttaagttgaaagttgaaggcttatgccttgatgcccaataaaatggcaatgattttaagttgggagttttactccgaatggtaccacatgcatgacgagtcgagtctcatttgagttgcattttgttggtattgagtatgatatttgagttgatgtgccgttactgaatgcgTGATAagattagggtgattaacgtgtgaatttacttagcattacatgatgatttataatgcttattatatcgattgaggaactcacccttacaactatttttcaggtaacgagcagtgattgagtagaagctaatgcttggagtctagtgtagtcgccttagtgggtcatgctctgatagatgtaacatcgggacgggatgttttaattgtttaattgttggttgttgaaccattttacatgtaatatgttatatgttttgaatggttggttgatttctatccgctgcgaattatgcaaaaaatgttattttgattaaataaagagcatgacagttattatggtgtgaagtagttgtgtgacacccttgattgcatatttactctgattgatatgttgttattttaattatatattcggggtattttagaagggtgttacattagtggtatcagagcaggtcggtctgtccggccagttgtcgtgtcgttactgtctaacaattgtgtattgttactaatctaactttaagttgtgttgtaatgataagttgaaatggctggaaggaatgacgctgcaatggctgccgcaatgcaagcaatggcacaagttgtgcagaacttgccaaatactggtggagatgctggatcacgtagcttggcgacttttcaaagagagaatccgccggtgtttaaagggaagcatgatctagatgcagccttgggatggttggaagagattgagagaatcttccgtgttatggattgcactccagctcagagggttcggtatggtactcacatgctagcagtcgaagctgatgactggtggctagagactcacgagaggttgaccgtggcaggtgaagtcattacttgggatgtattccgtagggaattcctgagaaagtattatccggaagatgtccgtggtaagaaggaaatcgagttccttgagctgaagcaaggaaacatgtctgtcactgattatgctgcaaaatttgtggagctgtccaaattttatcctcattacactggtgctggtgctgaattttcaaagtgcatcaagtttgaaaacggactgcgctctgaaattaagaaggctgttgggtatcagaagatacgcatttttactgaattggttgatagctgcagaATATTcgaagaagacaataatgctcattacaagattgtcaatgaccgcaggggcaagcaacatcaaaaccgtggcaagccgtatgatgccccagtgggaaaagggaaacaaggagctgctccggctcagaggactagtaggggaggtgctcctgctggtatagtttgcttcaaatgtggtcaggctggtcataagagtaatgtatgcactgctgaagtaaagaggtgttttcgctgtggtaagactggccatgcaatagctgattgcaagcacaaggaaatgatttgttttaattgtggcgaagaggggcatattggaagtcagtgtcaggagccaaagaaatctcaaactggaaaggtgttcgctttgaccggaactcaaacatccagtgaggacagacttatccgaggtacatgtttcataaatggtactcctttaattactattattgataccggtgctacacactgttttatttctgctaactgtgctcgaagactgggtttaaaattgtccgctttggatggtgaattgattgttgagaccccagctaagggatcaataactacttcgttggtatgtttaaaatgtccgttgtcgatcttcgataaagatttctatgttgatttagtatgtttgccgttggatgggatggatgtaattcttggtatgaactggttagagtataattatgttcatataaattgtcatcataagtcggtgaggttttccactcctgaagaggaaggagttgacttattacctttcagagaattgcgaaaattgatgaaagagggagctcagatgttttctttgatggcgacgttgtcggttgagagtaaagctaagattgaggaactgttagtggtgaaagaattccctgaatgttttcctgatgaaattcctagtgtgccgccagagagggaagttaaatttactattgatctggtacctggtactaggcctatttcgatggcaccgtatagaatgtcggcatctgaattgtatgaattaaagaagcaattggaagacttacttgagaagaagtttataagaccaagtgtgtcaccgtggggagCCCCAGTGTTactagtaaagaagaaagatggtagtatgaggctttgtattgattatagacaattgaataaagtaacgatcaagaataagtatccactaccgagaataaatgatttgatggatcaattagtgggtgcttgtgtgttcagtaaaattgatttgagatcgggctatcatcagatcaaagtgaaagatgaagacatccagaagacagcgttcagaactcggtatggacattatgaatattctgtgatgcctttcggtgtgactaatgcgccgggagtatttatggaatacatgaatcgtattttccatacttatctggaccattttgtggtagtatttattgatgatattttgatttactctaagtccgaagaagagcacaaggaacatttgagattagtgttggatgttttgaaagataagaaattgtatgcgaagctgtccaagtgtgagttttggttaagagaagtcagttttctcggccatgtaatttcaggaaaaggtattgctgtagatccttccaaggtagaagctgtgttgcaatgggagactcctaagtcggctaccgagattagaagctttttgggattagctggatattatagaaggtttattgaaggattttctaagttagcacttcCGTTAACTAAACTAACTGGTaaaggtaaagctttcgtgtgggatgttcagtgcgaagagagttttaatgaattaaaaaggagattgacgtcggcgccggttttgactttgccaaatccggaggaaccgtttataatttactgtgatgcttcactgatgggtttgggaggtgtgctcatgcaaaataataaagtaattgcttatgcgtctcgacagttaagaattcatgaaaagaactatcctacgcatgatcttgaacttgctgctgtggtgtttgtgctaaaaatctggaggcattacctttatggttccagatttgaagttttcagcgatcataaaagtttaaagtatctatttgatcagaaagagctgaacatgagacaacgtaggtggttagaattgcttaaggattatgatttcggtttgaattatcatccaggaaaagcaaatgttgtggccgatgctttaagcagaaagaccttgcatgtgtcagcaatgatgattaaggagttggaattgattgagcaatttcgtgatatgagtttggtttgcgaagtaaacccgcagagtgtaatgctaggaatgctaaagattaataatgattttatggatagtatccgagaagcacagaaattggatgtgaaattagtagatatccttaatcgttgtggccaatcagagaagagtgactttaagattgatgcaagaggtgtgttgaaattaggggaaagaatttgtattcctgatgacgcaattttgaaaagaagcattctagaagagggtcatagaagtagtttgagtattcatccaggagctactaaaatgtatcaggatttaaagaaaatattttggtggcccggaatgaaagaagatgtggctcgttttgtgtatgcgtgcttaacttgtcagaagtcaaagattgagcatcagaagccgtctgggctatgcaaccgttggctattccagagtggaagtgggatagtatcagtatggattttgtttctggtttgccgaggacaagtaagaattttgaagctatttgagtgattgttgatagattgacgaaatcggctcatttcattccgatcagaatggattatccgttagagagattagctgagttgtatattgagaagattgtaagtttgcatggtattccgttgaatattgtttcggacagagatcctagatttacatcgaagttctgggaaggtttgcagagggctttgggaactaagctgagattgagttctgcatatcatccgcagactgatggtcagactgagaggacgattcagtcattagaggatcttttgagagcttgtgttttggaaaagggaggtacttgggattgctatttacctttgattgagtttacctacaacaatagttttcattcgagcattggtatggcgccgtttgaagctttgtatggtaggagatgtcggacacctttatgttggtatgagtccggtgagagtgctgtggtgggaccggagattgttcaacaaactacggaaaagattaagatgattcaggagaagatgaggattgctcagagtcgtcagaagagttatcatgacaagaggaggaagtcacttgagttccaggagggagatcatgtgtttcttcgtgttactccgataactggggttggtcgagctttgaagtcgaagaagttgacacctcgatttattggtccttatcagattctagagaggataggagaggtagcctatcgtatcgctttaccaccgtcacttgcgaatttgcatgaagtttttcatgtgtctcagttgagaaggtacattcctgatccgtcgcatgtagtccaagtggatgatgtacaggtgagagataacctgactgttgaaacatcacctatgaggatcgaggatcgagagttgaagcagttgcggggtaaagagattgccttggtgaaggtagcttgggaaggaccagcaggtggcaatgtgacttgggaacttgagagtcaaatgaaggagtcttatcctgagttattcgcttgaggtatgttttcgaggacgaaaactcttttagtaggggagagttgtaacaccccaataaaaataagataattatttaatttaagttaatattataattattaatttaattaagtaattggaattattggattattattattattattattggaataataattattggaaagtatataagtgggaaataagaaaagagttcatttttggtaaagagggtttttacgtgaaaagcagagaagcggctgaaaggtggagaaagggcaaagaggaagagcaagagagcaaaggttggagaatagaagagcttgaagctaaagaattgccggattaattcaggtaaggggggtttatcgtcgtttaatgggtattatgggttaacatgtaatgggtagtgataaaccgttgatttgaccctaattgggatgttgaatgctgagaaattgtgttggataagttgtgttaaaactgtaattgaatcggtaattgtgtgagtcgtgattcCCCGAACGTATCGCttcttacggaattggaatcggaggtccggaagtcctccaacggcggaaaaatgcggagaattctgcattttgcttcgtgttagcgcaggaacagctttctgtcttgcgttaaccggttaacccagggtgttaaccggttaacactgtgttgaatTGTGAAATAATTGCTgtttgtctgcgttaaccggttaacccagggtgttaaccggttaacactgttatgatgtctgagaaattgctgttctgtctgcgttaaccggttaacccagggcgttaaccggttaacactgttgtaaatggccagaaagcgtgttctgtcctgcgttaaccggttaacccagggcgttaaccggttaacactgttggaaattggaaaaaaattggtattttaatgttgtgaacataattaGTGATTGGCCGATAGCGGTGTGTGACATAGTAGGGATTGGGGTATGTTATGAAGTAATATTATAGTTAAGTTAATGAGTAatttgttgggtttatgttatgaagtgtcgttacaagtatgactgagttgttaagttgtcccgtgtacggaaagttgttgaaaatactgagttgtaggcttggtgagccaaagttgattataagttgattatgttgaaaacattgttgtgttgctattattattatgttgtcggaattttaaagtcgtgtatgccatatacattcatatgcattaagtcggagctttgctcacaccacgttggcctggattggcaaattttaagttgaaagttgaaggcttatgccttgatgcccaataaaatggcaatgattttaagttgggagttttactccgaatggtaccacatgcatgacgagtcgagtctcatttgagttgcattttgttggtattgagtatgatatttgagttgatgtgccgttactgaatgcgTGATAagattagggtgattaacgtgtgaatttacttagcattacatgatgatttataatgcttattatatcgattgaggaactcacccttacaactatttttcaggtaacgagcagtgattgagtagaagctaatgcttggagtctagtgtagtcgccttagtgggtcatgctctgatagatgtaacatcgggacgggatgttttaattgtttaattgttggttgttgaaccattttacatgtaatatgttatatgttttgaatggttggttgatttctatccactgcgaattatgcaaaaaatgttattttgattaaataaagagcatgacagttattatggtgtgaagtagttgtgtgacacccttgattgcatatttactctgattgatatgttgttattttaattatatattcggggtattttagaagggtgttacacctatgatgaagttacatgagggatcttagggtcaaaattggggtcttacagcagcccttatttaaggatattctaactgaggaggtgaaggttaaaatctttggctcgactcagtagaatgagcttaaataacaacatagagaaacaaattttggtccttaagagacctcttgatgcatatgatatgaatgcaaaagttaatgctctgtgggcaaatatttccacaaaggaaaaagaaatcagagagaccgaaaatccacaggagcacaatgcattccgtaaggaaaactcactggggagacagagagTCTGGGGGGTAAAAGgggttatgcataggccaggTTACGACTTAAAACTGCCGGGGGACTCGAGGAcatccatataaaatggaaagacgGGGAAAAACAACATCTGCAGGGAATACAAGTAGATCAGAATAAcactgaagtacttgaatcatgcaggggaaaagtgatttcactaaggaaatacacactcaactcaactggggaagataaacttcaacacagaaggagcagaaatctattatccactacctgttaccgggtaaagagataataaagatctgatagagacaacatccgtcatcggttaggatgaacatgtcaaggatgacttgctgaggattctaggagaggaaattcattaccggttactgggtaagaataaccttgttggggaaacttcagaaaagataggatttacaactaccagttactgggcagaagactaagggtgagagtatccgtcatcggttatgatgaacatataaaggataaactcgacagggaagaaaatccgtcaccggttaagatgaacatatcaaggataaacttgcctggaaatgtcaaggaggatacccgtcatcgattaggatgaacatatcaaggatataccaactgaacaaaaagggtaggaattacatctatcgaaagctggaAAGAAAATCGTcagagagaaaatccgtcaccggttaggatgaacatatcaaggataaactctgaataggggacaaagtaggatttacaactaccagttactgggtagaaaaccaatcacAGAGAAgacccgtcatcggttaggatgaacatatcaaggaccgactctgatgaggagcaaaaatagggattatatctatcagttactggatagaataccatagaagagaaaatccgtcaccggttaggatgaacatatca includes these proteins:
- the LOC127121320 gene encoding uncharacterized protein LOC127121320; its protein translation is MSVTDYAAKFVELSKFYPHYTGAGAEFSKCIKFENGLRSEIKKAVGYQKIRIFTELVDSCRIFEEDNNAHYKIVNDRRGKQHQNRGKPYDAPVGKGKQGAAPAQRTSRGGAPAGIVCFKCGQAGHKSNVCTAEVKRCFRCGKTGHAIADCKHKEMICFNCGEEGHIGSQCQEPKKSQTGKVFALTGTQTSSEDRLIRGTCFINGTPLITIIDTGATHCFISANCARRLGLKLSALDGELIVETPAKGSITTSLVCLKCPLSIFDKDFYVDLVCLPLDGMDVILGMNWLEYNYVHINCHHKSVRFSTPEEEGVDLLPFRELRKLMKEGAQMFSLMATLSVESKAKIEELLVVKEFPECFPDEIPSVPPEREVKFTIDLVPGTRPISMAPYRMSASELPSVSPWGAPVLLVKKKDGSMRLCIDYRQLNKVTIKNKY